In the genome of Streptomyces sp. V2I9, one region contains:
- a CDS encoding peroxiredoxin, translating into MTIEVGSQAPDFELKDNHGRTVRLSEFRGEKNVVLVFYPFAFTGVCTGELCALRDELPRFENEDVQLLAVSNDSIHTLRVFAEQEGLEYPLLSDFWPHGATSRAYGVFDEDKGCAVRGTFVIDKEGVVRWSVVNGLPDARDLNDYVKALEAL; encoded by the coding sequence ATGACGATCGAGGTCGGCAGCCAGGCCCCGGACTTCGAGCTCAAGGACAACCACGGCCGGACCGTGCGGCTGTCGGAGTTCCGTGGCGAGAAGAACGTGGTGCTGGTGTTCTACCCGTTCGCCTTCACCGGCGTCTGCACCGGGGAGCTGTGCGCGCTCCGCGACGAGCTGCCCCGCTTCGAGAACGAGGACGTCCAGCTGCTCGCGGTCTCCAACGACTCCATCCACACCCTGCGCGTCTTCGCCGAGCAGGAGGGGCTGGAGTACCCGCTGCTCTCCGACTTCTGGCCCCACGGCGCGACCTCTCGGGCCTACGGCGTCTTCGACGAGGACAAGGGCTGCGCGGTGCGCGGCACGTTCGTCATCGACAAGGAGGGCGTCGTCCGCTGGAGCGTCGTCAACGGCCTCCCGGACGCCCGCGACCTGAACGACTACGTCAAGGCGCTCGAAGCGCTCTGA
- a CDS encoding TerD family protein, translating to MGVTLAKGGNVSLSKVAPNLTQVLVGLGWDARSTTGADFDLDASALLCQSGRVLGDEWFVFYNNLTSPDGSVEHTGDNLTGEGDGDDESVIVRLDQVPAHCDKIVFPVSIHDADNRGQAFGQVSNAFIRVVNQADGQELARYDLSEDASTETAMIFGELYRYNGEWKFRAVGQGYASGLRGIALDFGVNVS from the coding sequence ATGGGCGTCACGCTCGCCAAGGGAGGCAACGTCTCCCTCTCCAAGGTCGCACCCAACCTCACCCAGGTGCTGGTCGGGCTCGGCTGGGACGCGCGCTCCACCACGGGGGCCGACTTCGACCTCGACGCCAGCGCGCTGCTGTGCCAGTCGGGCCGGGTCCTCGGTGACGAGTGGTTCGTCTTCTACAACAACCTCACGAGCCCGGACGGCTCCGTCGAGCACACCGGGGACAACCTGACCGGTGAGGGCGACGGCGACGACGAGTCCGTCATCGTCCGCCTCGACCAGGTCCCCGCCCACTGCGACAAGATCGTCTTCCCGGTCTCGATCCACGACGCGGACAACCGGGGCCAGGCTTTCGGTCAGGTCAGCAACGCCTTCATCCGGGTGGTCAACCAGGCCGACGGCCAGGAACTGGCCCGCTACGACCTGAGCGAGGACGCCTCGACGGAGACCGCGATGATCTTCGGCGAGCTGTACCGGTACAACGGCGAGTGGAAATTCCGTGCAGTCGGCCAGGGGTACGCGTCCGGCCTGCGAGGCATCGCTCTAGACTTCGGCGTCAACGTTTCATAA
- a CDS encoding TerD family protein, with product MGVSLSKGGNVSLTKAAPNLTAVIVGLGWDARTTTGGDFDLDASALLTNTEGKVATDGNFVFFNNLKSPDGSVEHTGDNTTGEGEGDDEVIKVNLAGVPADVDKIVFPVSIYEAESRQQSFGQVRNAYIRVVNQADNTELARYDLSEDASTETAMVFGELYRNGAEWKFRAIGQGYASGLRGIAQDFGVNV from the coding sequence GTGGGAGTCAGCCTCAGCAAGGGCGGCAACGTCTCGCTGACCAAGGCCGCGCCCAACCTGACCGCGGTCATCGTCGGTCTGGGCTGGGACGCCCGCACCACCACCGGGGGTGACTTCGACCTCGACGCCAGCGCCCTGCTGACGAACACCGAGGGCAAGGTCGCCACCGACGGCAACTTCGTCTTCTTCAACAACCTGAAGAGCCCCGACGGCTCGGTCGAGCACACCGGTGACAACACCACCGGTGAGGGCGAGGGCGACGACGAGGTCATCAAGGTCAACCTCGCGGGCGTCCCCGCCGACGTCGACAAGATCGTCTTCCCGGTCTCGATCTACGAGGCCGAGAGCCGCCAGCAGAGCTTCGGCCAGGTCCGCAACGCGTACATCCGCGTGGTCAACCAGGCCGACAACACCGAGCTCGCCCGCTACGACCTGAGCGAGGACGCCTCGACGGAGACCGCCATGGTCTTCGGCGAGCTCTACCGCAACGGTGCCGAGTGGAAGTTCCGCGCCATCGGCCAGGGATACGCCTCCGGCCTGCGCGGCATCGCCCAGGACTTCGGCGTCAACGTCTGA
- a CDS encoding MFS transporter: MMVALDGTIVAIANPAIQRDLDASLADVQWITNGYLLALAVALITAGKLGDRFGHRQTFLIGIAGFALASGAIGLSSEISLVILFRVLQGLFGALLMPAALGLLRATFPAEKLNMAIGIWGMVIGASTAGGPIVGGLLVEHVSWQSVFFINVPVGVLALVFGLVILRDHRAPNAPRSFDLIGILLLSSAMFALIWGIIKAGESWGWGDGRTWSWLGAAIAAFITFGIWQNRTKEPLVPLKMFRSVPLTAGTVLMVLMAFAFMGGLFFVTFFLQGVHGLSPVDSGLRLLPLTAMMIVSSPVAGLLITKFGPRVPLVGGMVCTATAMFGMTTLSESTGTWTMSLWFALLGCGLAPVMVGATEVIVGNAPLELSGVAGGLQQAAMQVGGALGTAVLGAVMSSKVSAEFAGNWKDAGLPGEADPGLEKAAEFGMVPGGLDQAPGMTPDIAARIGGVIHDTFMSGMGLAFTVAGIVAVVAAFVATLTKRGENAEAGAGVGHI, translated from the coding sequence ATGATGGTCGCCCTCGACGGCACCATCGTCGCCATCGCGAACCCCGCGATCCAGCGGGACCTCGACGCCTCGCTCGCCGACGTCCAGTGGATCACCAACGGCTATCTGCTCGCCCTCGCCGTCGCGCTGATCACCGCGGGCAAGCTGGGCGACCGCTTCGGCCACCGGCAGACCTTCCTCATCGGCATCGCGGGCTTCGCGCTCGCCTCCGGTGCGATCGGCCTCTCCAGCGAGATCTCGCTGGTCATCCTCTTCCGTGTGCTCCAGGGCCTCTTCGGCGCCCTGCTGATGCCGGCCGCGCTCGGCCTGCTGCGCGCCACCTTCCCCGCCGAGAAGCTGAACATGGCGATCGGCATCTGGGGCATGGTCATCGGCGCGTCCACCGCGGGCGGCCCGATCGTCGGCGGCCTCCTCGTCGAGCACGTCAGCTGGCAGTCGGTCTTCTTCATCAACGTGCCCGTGGGCGTCCTCGCGCTCGTCTTCGGCCTGGTGATCCTGCGGGACCACCGCGCCCCCAACGCGCCGCGCTCCTTCGACCTGATCGGCATCCTGCTGCTCTCGAGCGCGATGTTCGCCCTCATCTGGGGCATCATCAAGGCCGGTGAGTCCTGGGGCTGGGGCGACGGCCGGACCTGGTCCTGGCTGGGCGCCGCCATCGCGGCCTTCATCACCTTCGGCATCTGGCAGAACCGGACGAAGGAGCCCCTCGTCCCGCTGAAGATGTTCCGTTCCGTCCCGTTGACGGCCGGCACCGTCCTCATGGTCCTGATGGCGTTCGCCTTCATGGGCGGCCTCTTCTTCGTGACGTTCTTCCTCCAGGGCGTCCACGGCCTCAGCCCGGTCGACAGCGGCCTGCGCCTGCTGCCGCTGACCGCCATGATGATCGTCTCCTCGCCGGTGGCGGGCCTGCTGATCACCAAGTTCGGCCCGCGCGTCCCGCTGGTCGGCGGCATGGTCTGCACGGCCACCGCGATGTTCGGCATGACCACGCTCAGCGAGTCCACCGGCACCTGGACGATGTCCCTCTGGTTCGCCCTCCTCGGCTGCGGGCTCGCCCCGGTCATGGTCGGCGCCACCGAGGTCATCGTCGGCAACGCGCCCCTGGAGCTGTCCGGTGTGGCCGGCGGTCTCCAGCAGGCAGCCATGCAGGTCGGCGGCGCGCTCGGCACCGCCGTCCTCGGCGCGGTCATGTCCTCCAAGGTCAGCGCCGAATTCGCGGGCAACTGGAAGGACGCGGGCCTGCCCGGCGAGGCGGATCCGGGGCTGGAGAAGGCCGCCGAGTTCGGCATGGTCCCCGGCGGGCTCGACCAGGCCCCCGGCATGACGCCGGACATCGCCGCCCGCATCGGCGGGGTCATCCACGACACCTTCATGTCCGGCATGGGCCTGGCCTTCACCGTCGCGGGCATCGTCGCGGTCGTCGCGGCCTTCGTCGCCACCCTCACCAAGCGCGGCGAGAACGCCGAGGCGGGCGCCGGCGTCGGTCACATCTGA
- a CDS encoding TerD family protein: protein MTVMTHTMLKGSNVPVDATAVRAVLRWTPGAGVPDVDASALLLGASGRVRSDEDFVFYNQPRHPSGLVRRLPKRSVPEGLTDTVEADLGALDTSVDQVVIAASSDGAAFEQVPDLRILLFDAAFAEGEPLAVFDVRPETGEETAIICGELYRRGEGWKFRAVGQGYPTGLIGLATAFGISVDDSEAADGGQDPDAPAGAGQLPAAVPPPPAVPPHVPTPAGAGPDAQATVQHQQPSYGYPRPAAAGGAHQPAYGYPQSAEPPAYGYPQPAAAAAHAPDPHFVLPPQGPQFLRS from the coding sequence ATGACGGTCATGACGCACACGATGCTGAAGGGCTCGAACGTCCCCGTCGATGCCACGGCCGTTCGGGCCGTACTGCGCTGGACCCCGGGCGCCGGGGTTCCCGACGTGGACGCCTCCGCCCTGCTCCTCGGTGCGTCGGGCCGTGTGCGCTCCGACGAGGACTTCGTCTTCTACAACCAGCCCCGGCACCCCTCCGGCCTGGTCCGGCGGCTGCCGAAGCGCAGTGTCCCGGAAGGGCTGACGGACACGGTCGAGGCGGACCTCGGGGCGCTCGACACGTCGGTGGACCAGGTGGTCATCGCGGCCTCCTCCGACGGGGCGGCCTTCGAGCAGGTGCCGGACCTGCGGATTCTGCTGTTCGACGCCGCGTTCGCCGAGGGCGAGCCGCTGGCGGTGTTCGACGTCAGGCCGGAGACCGGGGAAGAGACGGCGATCATCTGCGGAGAGCTCTACCGCCGCGGCGAGGGCTGGAAGTTCCGCGCCGTCGGTCAGGGGTATCCCACCGGCCTGATCGGCCTGGCCACCGCCTTCGGCATCTCGGTGGACGACTCGGAAGCGGCGGACGGGGGGCAGGACCCGGACGCACCGGCGGGTGCGGGGCAGCTCCCGGCCGCCGTGCCGCCGCCTCCGGCCGTGCCCCCGCACGTCCCCACACCGGCCGGTGCGGGCCCCGACGCGCAGGCCACGGTCCAGCATCAGCAGCCCTCGTACGGCTATCCGCGCCCGGCCGCGGCCGGAGGGGCCCACCAACCGGCGTACGGCTATCCGCAGTCCGCCGAGCCGCCCGCGTACGGCTATCCGCAGCCGGCGGCAGCCGCCGCGCACGCGCCCGACCCTCATTTCGTGCTGCCTCCCCAAGGTCCGCAGTTCCTCCGGTCCTGA
- a CDS encoding peptidase inhibitor family I36 protein encodes MRTTVLAAAALAVVALAPQALAPDRAAAAPERAAAAPERAAAAPERAPGVSLGNCEAGRLCLWKKADFTGARHTFELSGTDIESCVPLPEGGDAQSLANRTGRPVTTYQSAECAETGEFETYPGGGTWTPRSPYQVRAFKIWEN; translated from the coding sequence CTGCGTACGACCGTTCTCGCGGCGGCCGCCCTGGCCGTCGTCGCCCTCGCTCCCCAGGCACTGGCACCCGACCGGGCGGCAGCGGCTCCCGAGCGGGCGGCAGCGGCTCCCGAGCGGGCGGCAGCGGCTCCCGAGCGGGCTCCGGGCGTCAGCCTCGGGAACTGCGAGGCGGGCCGGCTCTGCCTCTGGAAGAAGGCCGACTTCACCGGGGCCCGTCACACCTTCGAGCTCTCCGGCACCGACATCGAGAGCTGCGTCCCGCTGCCCGAGGGCGGTGACGCCCAGTCCCTCGCCAACCGCACCGGGCGGCCCGTCACCACCTACCAGTCCGCCGAGTGCGCGGAGACCGGCGAGTTCGAGACGTACCCCGGCGGCGGGACCTGGACGCCCCGCTCCCCGTACCAGGTACGCGCCTTCAAGATCTGGGAGAACTGA
- a CDS encoding Tellurium resistance: protein MGFFDGLWPGRAAQFDSGNSTSSAIVLSKRNATISLNKQGALSGNLRVNLSWRMRTSDIEGRSRRSGRLRNPLQFFQPEVVQAHTQGVVNVDLDLGCMYELTDGTKGVVQPLGSLIGDLNGPPYVRLSGDDRFGAPSGETVYVNLDQRDQIKRLLFFVYIYDRTPAFDRTHAKVTLYPGNGPRIEIELDERAPQARSCAVFTVENVKDELIVRREVKFVYGFQSELDRLYGYGMQWGRGYKSRT, encoded by the coding sequence ATGGGATTCTTCGACGGCCTGTGGCCGGGACGTGCGGCGCAGTTCGACTCGGGCAACTCGACGTCGAGCGCGATCGTGCTGTCCAAACGCAACGCCACGATCTCGCTCAACAAACAGGGCGCCCTCTCGGGCAACCTGAGGGTCAATCTCTCCTGGCGGATGCGGACCTCGGACATCGAGGGCCGCTCGCGCCGGAGCGGCCGGCTGCGGAACCCCCTCCAGTTCTTCCAGCCGGAAGTGGTCCAGGCGCACACCCAGGGCGTGGTCAACGTCGACCTGGACCTCGGCTGCATGTACGAGCTGACGGACGGCACCAAGGGGGTCGTGCAGCCGCTGGGCAGCCTCATCGGCGACCTCAACGGCCCGCCGTACGTCCGGCTCAGCGGCGACGACCGGTTCGGCGCGCCCTCCGGCGAGACGGTCTACGTCAACCTCGACCAGCGCGACCAGATCAAGCGCCTGCTGTTCTTCGTCTACATCTACGACCGGACGCCCGCCTTCGACCGGACGCACGCCAAGGTCACGCTCTACCCGGGCAACGGGCCGCGCATCGAGATCGAGCTGGACGAGCGCGCTCCGCAGGCCCGCTCCTGCGCGGTGTTCACCGTGGAGAACGTGAAGGACGAGCTGATCGTGCGGCGCGAGGTGAAGTTCGTGTACGGCTTCCAGTCGGAGCTGGACCGGCTGTACGGCTACGGCATGCAATGGGGGCGGGGCTACAAGTCCCGCACCTGA
- the aceE gene encoding pyruvate dehydrogenase (acetyl-transferring), homodimeric type: MASGSDRNPIIIGGLPSQVPDFDPEETQEWLDSLDAAVDERGRERARYLMLRLIERAREKRVAVPEMRSTDYVNTIATKDEPFFPGDEEIERKILNATRWNAAVMVSRAQRPGIGVGGHIATFASSASLYDVGFNHFFRGKDQGDGGDQIFFQGHASPGIYARAFLLDRLSEAQLDAFRQEKSKAPNGLSSYPHPRLMPDFWEFPTVSMGLGPLGAIYQARMNRYMEARGIADTSDSHVWAYLGDGEMDEPESLGQLSIAAREGLDNLTFVVNCNLQRLDGPVRGNGKIIQELESQFRGAGWNVIKLVWDRSWDPLLAQDRTGILVNKLNTTPDGQFQTYATETGAYIREHFFGDDPRLRDMVKDMTDQQILHLGRGGHDHRKVYAAYAAAKAHKGQPTVILAQTVKGWTLGPNFEGRNATHQMKKLTVEDLKRFRDRLHIPITDKQLDEGYPPYYHPGRESDEIQYMHDRRQGLGGYVPTRVVRAKPLPQPDDKTYAAAKKGSGSQSIATTMAFVRILKDLMRDKEIGKRFVLIAPDEYRTFGMDAFFPSAKIYNPLGQQYEAVDRDLLLAYKESPTGQMLHDGISEAGCTASLIAAGSAYATHGEPLIPVYVFYSMFGFQRTGDQFWQMADQLARGFVLGATAGRTTLTGEGLQHADGHSQLLASTNPGCVAYDPAYGFEIAHIMKDGLRRMYGEANEDVFYYLTVYNEPIQHPAEPENVDVEGILKGIHRFSTGEKGEIPAQIMASGVAVPWALEAQRILADEWNVKADVWSATSWNELRREAVDVERHNLLHPEEEQRVPYVTKKLEGAQGPFVAVSDWMRSVPDQIARWVPGAYQSLGADGFGFADTRGAARRFFHIDAQSIVLAVLTELAKEGRIDRSALKKAVDRYELLDVTAADPGAAGGDA, from the coding sequence GTGGCTTCCGGATCCGATCGCAACCCGATCATCATTGGCGGCCTTCCGAGCCAGGTCCCGGATTTCGATCCCGAAGAGACCCAGGAATGGCTTGACTCCCTCGACGCCGCCGTCGACGAGCGCGGCCGGGAGAGGGCCCGCTATCTGATGCTCCGGCTCATCGAACGCGCGCGGGAGAAGCGCGTCGCGGTGCCGGAGATGCGCAGCACGGACTACGTGAACACGATCGCCACGAAGGACGAGCCGTTCTTCCCCGGCGACGAGGAGATCGAGCGCAAGATCCTCAACGCGACCCGCTGGAACGCGGCCGTGATGGTCTCGCGGGCGCAGCGGCCGGGGATCGGCGTCGGCGGGCACATCGCCACCTTCGCGTCCTCCGCCTCGCTGTACGACGTGGGCTTCAACCACTTCTTCCGGGGCAAGGACCAGGGCGACGGCGGCGACCAGATCTTCTTCCAGGGGCACGCGTCCCCGGGGATCTACGCCCGCGCGTTCCTGCTGGACCGGCTGAGCGAGGCGCAGCTCGACGCGTTCCGCCAGGAGAAGTCGAAGGCTCCGAACGGGCTGTCCAGCTACCCGCACCCGCGGCTGATGCCGGACTTCTGGGAGTTCCCGACCGTCTCGATGGGCCTCGGCCCGCTCGGCGCGATCTACCAGGCGCGGATGAACCGCTACATGGAGGCGCGCGGGATCGCCGACACCTCGGACTCGCATGTCTGGGCGTACCTGGGCGACGGCGAGATGGACGAGCCGGAGTCGCTGGGCCAGCTCTCCATCGCCGCCCGTGAGGGCCTGGACAACCTGACCTTCGTGGTCAACTGCAACCTCCAGCGCCTCGACGGCCCGGTGCGCGGCAACGGCAAGATCATCCAGGAGCTGGAGTCGCAGTTCCGGGGCGCCGGCTGGAACGTCATCAAGCTGGTCTGGGACCGCTCCTGGGACCCGCTGCTGGCGCAGGACCGCACGGGCATCCTGGTCAACAAGCTGAACACCACGCCGGACGGCCAGTTCCAGACGTACGCCACCGAGACCGGCGCGTACATCCGCGAGCACTTCTTCGGCGACGACCCGCGGCTGCGGGACATGGTCAAGGACATGACCGACCAGCAGATCCTGCACCTGGGCCGCGGCGGCCACGACCACCGCAAGGTCTACGCGGCCTACGCGGCGGCCAAGGCGCACAAGGGCCAGCCGACGGTCATCCTGGCGCAGACGGTCAAGGGCTGGACCCTGGGGCCGAACTTCGAGGGCCGCAACGCGACCCACCAGATGAAGAAGCTCACGGTCGAGGACCTCAAGCGCTTCCGGGACCGCCTGCACATCCCGATCACGGACAAGCAGCTGGACGAGGGCTACCCGCCCTACTACCACCCGGGCCGCGAGTCGGACGAGATCCAGTACATGCACGACCGCCGCCAGGGTCTGGGCGGTTACGTCCCGACGCGGGTGGTCCGGGCGAAGCCACTGCCGCAGCCCGACGACAAGACGTACGCGGCCGCGAAGAAGGGCTCGGGTTCGCAGTCGATCGCCACCACCATGGCGTTCGTCCGCATCCTGAAGGACCTCATGCGGGACAAGGAGATCGGCAAGCGCTTCGTGCTGATCGCCCCCGACGAGTACCGCACCTTCGGCATGGACGCGTTCTTCCCGAGTGCGAAGATCTACAACCCGCTGGGCCAGCAGTACGAGGCGGTCGACCGCGATCTGCTGCTCGCGTACAAGGAGTCCCCCACCGGCCAGATGCTGCACGACGGCATCTCCGAGGCGGGGTGCACGGCCTCGCTGATCGCGGCCGGTTCGGCGTACGCCACCCACGGCGAGCCGCTGATCCCGGTGTACGTCTTCTACTCGATGTTCGGTTTCCAGCGCACCGGTGACCAGTTCTGGCAGATGGCCGACCAGCTCGCGCGCGGTTTCGTGCTGGGCGCGACCGCCGGCCGTACGACGCTGACCGGTGAGGGCCTCCAGCACGCGGACGGCCACTCCCAGCTGCTCGCCTCGACGAACCCCGGCTGTGTCGCGTACGACCCGGCGTACGGGTTCGAGATCGCGCACATCATGAAGGACGGGCTGCGCCGGATGTACGGCGAGGCGAACGAGGACGTCTTCTACTACCTCACCGTCTACAACGAGCCGATCCAGCACCCGGCCGAGCCCGAGAACGTGGACGTCGAGGGCATCCTCAAGGGCATCCACCGCTTCAGCACCGGCGAGAAGGGCGAGATCCCGGCCCAGATCATGGCGTCCGGTGTGGCGGTCCCCTGGGCCCTGGAGGCGCAGAGGATCCTCGCGGACGAGTGGAACGTGAAGGCGGACGTGTGGTCGGCGACCTCCTGGAACGAGCTGCGCCGTGAGGCGGTGGACGTGGAGCGCCACAACCTCCTGCACCCGGAGGAGGAGCAGCGCGTCCCGTACGTGACCAAGAAGCTCGAAGGGGCACAGGGCCCGTTCGTGGCGGTCTCGGACTGGATGCGTTCGGTGCCGGACCAGATCGCGCGCTGGGTGCCGGGCGCCTACCAGTCGCTCGGCGCGGACGGTTTCGGTTTCGCGGACACCCGTGGCGCGGCCCGCCGGTTCTTCCACATCGACGCGCAGTCGATCGTGCTGGCGGTCCTGACCGAGCTGGCCAAGGAGGGCCGGATCGACCGGTCCGCCCTCAAGAAGGCCGTGGACCGCTACGAGCTGCTGGACGTGACCGCGGCCGATCCGGGCGCGGCGGGCGGCGACGCGTAG
- a CDS encoding TetR family transcriptional regulator: MTDGQAGGSRAGLRERKKQRTRDALVRASLELFTTQGYERTTVDEIADAVEVSQRTFFRYFASKEDATFAVQEMVESRFIEELRRRPAHEAPFEAMRGAVLCAWNSIGEAIEEVVTVDLHMRTYRMIESTPTLLAAHMRRGVALENEVALLIAEREGLDVERDPRPRVAVAAFSAVMRVTGQLWGRGHDSSVEALRDLTEEYLDQLVPALARDWRQG, translated from the coding sequence GTGACCGACGGGCAGGCAGGCGGGTCCCGGGCCGGACTGCGCGAACGCAAGAAACAGCGCACCCGCGACGCCTTGGTGCGCGCCTCCCTCGAACTGTTCACCACGCAGGGATACGAACGCACCACCGTCGATGAGATCGCCGACGCCGTGGAGGTCTCGCAGCGCACCTTCTTCCGCTACTTCGCGAGCAAGGAGGACGCCACCTTCGCGGTGCAGGAGATGGTCGAGTCCCGCTTCATCGAGGAGCTGCGCCGCCGCCCCGCGCACGAGGCCCCCTTCGAGGCCATGCGCGGGGCGGTGCTGTGCGCGTGGAACAGCATCGGCGAGGCGATCGAGGAGGTCGTCACCGTCGATCTGCACATGCGCACCTACCGGATGATCGAGTCGACCCCCACCCTGCTCGCCGCCCATATGCGGCGCGGGGTCGCCCTGGAGAACGAGGTCGCCCTGCTGATCGCGGAGCGCGAGGGGCTCGACGTGGAGCGGGACCCCCGGCCGCGCGTGGCCGTCGCCGCGTTCTCCGCGGTGATGCGGGTGACCGGCCAGCTGTGGGGCCGGGGCCACGATTCCAGCGTGGAGGCGCTGCGCGATCTGACCGAGGAGTACCTCGATCAGCTCGTCCCCGCCCTCGCCCGCGACTGGCGTCAGGGGTAG
- a CDS encoding DUF3052 domain-containing protein, which yields MSATADHAEERTNPAARLGFEPGQVVQEIGYDEDVELELREGIEATTGQELVDEEYDDVADVVLLWFRDEDGDLTDALVDAIGLIEDGGMVWLMTPKTGRDGYVEPSDINEAAQTAGLAQTKSISAGKDWTGSRLATPKGAKAKR from the coding sequence GTGAGCGCGACCGCGGACCACGCGGAGGAGCGGACCAACCCGGCTGCACGCCTGGGGTTCGAGCCCGGACAGGTGGTCCAGGAGATCGGCTACGACGAAGACGTCGAGCTGGAGCTCCGTGAGGGCATTGAGGCCACTACCGGCCAGGAACTCGTCGACGAGGAGTACGACGACGTCGCCGACGTCGTCCTGCTCTGGTTCCGTGACGAGGACGGCGACCTTACGGACGCGCTGGTGGATGCCATCGGTCTGATCGAGGACGGCGGGATGGTCTGGCTGATGACGCCGAAGACCGGCCGTGACGGTTACGTCGAACCGAGCGACATCAACGAGGCCGCCCAGACGGCCGGGCTCGCCCAGACCAAGAGCATCAGCGCGGGCAAGGACTGGACGGGCAGCCGTCTGGCCACCCCCAAGGGGGCCAAGGCCAAGCGCTGA
- a CDS encoding DUF475 domain-containing protein: MVLKTFGWSFAVTALGLVAAVIYGGWQAFGIVAILSVLEISLSFDNAVINAGILKKMNAFWQKIFLTIGILIAVFGMRLVFPVVIVAVSAQLGPIEAIDLSFNDPDKYKELVTDAHPSIAAFGGMFLIMIFLDFIFDEDRDIHWLRWIERPLAKLGKVDMLSVCVALIVLLISALTFATHAHQHGGGHADKASTVMLSGIAGLITYLIVGGLSGFFENKLEEEEEREHEAEEEAKKKGKPVTGVALAGKAAFFLFLYLEVLDASFSFDGVIGAFAITNEIVLMALGLGIGAMYVRSLTVYLVREGTLDDYVYLEHGAHYAIGALSVILLITIQYEINELITGSVGVILIALSFWSSVRRNRALAAESGDGGSGSKSEVSAGV, encoded by the coding sequence GTGGTACTGAAAACCTTCGGCTGGTCGTTCGCGGTCACCGCGCTCGGCCTGGTCGCGGCGGTCATCTACGGGGGGTGGCAGGCCTTCGGCATCGTCGCGATCCTGTCCGTCCTGGAGATCTCGCTGTCCTTCGACAACGCGGTGATCAACGCCGGAATCCTGAAGAAGATGAATGCCTTCTGGCAGAAGATCTTCCTGACCATCGGCATTCTCATCGCCGTCTTCGGTATGCGACTGGTGTTCCCCGTCGTGATCGTGGCCGTGAGCGCGCAGCTCGGACCGATCGAGGCCATCGACCTGTCCTTCAACGACCCGGACAAGTACAAGGAACTGGTCACGGACGCCCATCCGTCGATCGCCGCCTTCGGTGGCATGTTCCTGATCATGATCTTCCTCGACTTCATCTTCGACGAGGACCGGGACATCCACTGGCTGCGCTGGATCGAGCGTCCGCTCGCCAAGCTCGGCAAGGTCGACATGCTCTCGGTCTGCGTCGCGCTGATCGTCCTCCTGATCTCCGCCCTGACCTTCGCCACCCACGCGCACCAGCACGGCGGCGGGCACGCCGACAAGGCGTCGACGGTCATGCTCTCCGGTATCGCCGGTCTGATCACCTACCTGATCGTCGGCGGGCTCTCCGGCTTCTTCGAGAACAAGCTCGAAGAGGAAGAGGAGCGGGAGCACGAGGCCGAGGAGGAGGCCAAGAAGAAGGGCAAGCCCGTCACCGGGGTCGCCCTCGCCGGCAAGGCCGCGTTCTTCCTCTTCCTCTACCTGGAAGTCCTGGACGCCTCGTTCTCCTTCGACGGCGTCATCGGCGCCTTCGCCATCACCAACGAGATCGTGCTGATGGCCCTCGGCCTCGGCATCGGCGCCATGTACGTCCGTTCGCTCACCGTCTACCTGGTGCGCGAGGGCACGCTCGACGACTACGTCTACCTGGAGCACGGAGCGCACTACGCGATCGGCGCGCTCTCCGTCATCCTGCTGATCACCATCCAGTACGAGATCAACGAGCTGATCACCGGCTCGGTCGGGGTGATCCTGATCGCCCTCTCCTTCTGGTCCTCGGTCAGGCGCAACCGCGCGCTCGCCGCGGAATCCGGCGACGGCGGCTCGGGAAGCAAGTCCGAGGTGTCCGCCGGGGTGTGA